The region TTCCATGTCCGTGATATGTAACCAACCTAGCTACCTCCTCATTTATATATTAGTCTCTGTATAACAATGCTTTGAATTTAAATTGCTTATGTGTTCTGTAAAAATGTGAAGTCAACTAGCTAGCAAGGAAGCTGGGATCGGGATTTTTACAATAAAGTGGAAGCTGTACTAAAATATGCTAGCTCAGCTGCATCTTATGTTTTTGTGTTCTTTAATAGTAATGGTTTGTTGAATTGAAGTGTTAGCTGTCTGTATCTAACAAACAGACAAATGtgaaaaagataattaattttgCATACAGACAACACAGAAAAAAGATCATTTATACCTTTTGGCTGCATGCCCCATTTACAAATCATGCATTTATTTCTCTACCTCAATACCTTTGACCTACTGccataatattatattattttaattataactccTTTTAACTCTTTTTATATGATTCATTATATAATTGACATTGGCGAATGAAAAAGTTGATTGCACTTCAGAATTATTTTCCATGGAAGTTGTGAGCTGTTATAGGTCTATTAAATAAAGTTCAAGAGTAAAATGATGTATTTGCCTAATTTTAAACTACCATGATACCCAATGATGGAGAGAGGAGGAGGCATCAGGCATGGAAGTGTCATGATCctctctaaatttttaaaattgtcaaattaacatcaatttttttaatattttacagtttaacctttctaatttttaaaattgcctatttcatatattatatattagtatgttaAAATTATAGCTCCGTCATTGACGATACCAAATCCCTAATTTATATGACTCGAGTATATAAAAGTACACATATATGATATGACATATTCAATCGTATGGAAGATAAAACCAAGTACAGTAAGTCAAATAATGTTCATAATCCAATCAAATAATGAATGGAATCAGACATCCAATCATATCATTTCGAAGAGAAAGAAGTTTATATAGGTTTGATTAGGAATGGAGATGAAGATTCTACCCTAAAATAAAAAGGTCCCCTAACAAGTAAAGGATTCGTGATTCCACGTGAAGTGGGATTTCAGCTACGACTTTCATTTCTTATGCCACGTGTTCTATTGGGACTGTGTTTTTAAGGCATCGTGACAATTCTAATCTTCTTTTCAATATTTTTCAAGAGTTTAATCACACTTTATTCCACCTACACCAAATAGTTTGAACATGTGACCCCGATTCATTGATTTatactatataaaaataaaaataaacatcattatttaaacaaatcatcaatttttcacaaaaagtaaattaattgaCAGTAAAATCTATTAgcactaaaaatatttataaagtatatataaattGCTAGGGGTGAGTATTTGGTCAGTACGGTCGAAACTTAACTAATTAACCGAATTAACTGCTCGActatatacattttttaataaaaaaatcgaaCCGACCAAATAGATCGGTTAAATCCGAAATATTGTGagaagaaaatcaaaacaaattcaaatttctgTTAATCCGGACAGTTCGGctaatttggataatttaaaattcaaactaaACTGGGCCAAATAAccgattttttatataaaaccgAATTAATCATTTTAGCAAAATCAAACCGAGCAAAATTTAgcggttcggtcggttaattCGATTGGACGATTTACCAATGTGATATATCTCAAATGCTATAAGCACTTAGCAGAAAACTGCTAAGGTCATGAGTAATTCTTCCCACAACCGCTCCCTCTGATCtccaaaattatcaaaaataaatatataaaataaagtaataaataaaaaataacaattaaacatatcataaaaattatttttataaggtaGATTTGATGACTATGAAATTTATTGCTAGTAAAAatgaatgtaaaaaaaatacaaagaaacaaattaaagagatTATGAAGTTATCTGTATAAAGTGAATTTATttgtcattaattttttttgactttgATAATATAAACAAGATAGATATTATAtagtattaaaaattaaacataaataaaaataaaacaaaaaaatatattatatacacTAAAACagtagaaaaaaaatattatttaaactaaaattaaaaattttacaaataaaatttatataaattaaaatatatgtcaGGAATCAATATTGTATATTAATcatacaaaaatatattaaatgttttatactCCAATTTCATAAATTCAGAACAAAGTCCCCACAACACAAACACAACTTGTTTGTCTTCTAAAAATCAAGCAAGAGACATGTGAAATTGGCATCCTAATTGATTGCTGCCTTTTTTGTCTTGGAAGAAACTATAGATTTACAACTCCCTGGAAACAAAATGCAATGATTCCGCTGCTTTTCATAGAAAGGAATTAGCTGAAGTGGATATCTTTTCATCTAAATCTCTATAATTCATCAAAATaactaattaaacaaaaagaagtattgaaaatttaaagttgGACAGAATTGGtaaagtttgaattttaaaaggAGTATATATACTATACATTGGAGCTGTCTATCAAGAGTTGGCAAACCCACAAACAAAAGAGGTCTTCACACGTGGATATCCCGTGaactaattatatattcaatttttagaagaagaaaaaattgtaGATTCTTGGTTTCATAGGAGAAAAGAGAGATTCCCTCATGTCATATGAACAAACGCAGATGGTACATGTGCCCTAGATCACACCCTACAAGAATCTCTGTAGCCTCTTATTTGAACCCACTTGGACCAAGTGCTGTATCCAGATTCTCTACCTTAACCCTattcttatttgtttttttcttcctctatttttctatataaaccCTCCACACCCTTCTTCATCCATCATCCACTCACCTCCTCTACTCTCTACAGAGCTTACTACAACCCTAAATTACAGTCATTCACTAGaagaaaaaattcattaattaaaagaaGAGGTTGAGAAAAATGTCAGGAGTTTGGGTATTCAAAAACAATGGAGTATTTACGTTGGAGAATGAAGAGGGAAAACGAGGAAGTGTTTCGTCAAAAAGAAATAAGGTTTTGGTGCACTTGCCGAGCGGTCAGCCTATATCATCCTACTCTTGTCTGGAGCAAATCCTGAGAGGTTTAGGGTGGGAGAGGTATTATGGAGGAGACTCTGATCTCCTCCAATTCCACAGGCGCTCTTCCATAGACCTAATTTCTCTTCCATGGGATTTCTCGAGGTTCAGTTCTGTTTACATGTACGACATTGTCATCAAGAACCCTCATGTCTTCCATGTCCGTGATATGTAACCTCCTTACATAACCTATATATCCGTGTCTGTTTGGAAATTGGGTTGCTCTTAATTTCCCTTTCTTTCCTTTTACTGTTCCTATTACATTTTGTTATGTAATAGTGTGAAGTAAACTGGGATCGGGAATTTTATTAGACATAACAATAATATAGTATGCTTTGTTGAATTGAAGTGTTAGCTGTATGTTTCTTAAAAACAGACAAAATATGAAAAAGATAGTTAAGTTTTGCATAGAGACAACGGAGAAATAAGATCGTTTATATCTTTTCGTTTAATTATGTCGACCCCATTTCCTCTACTCACTTAGTCACTTGACTCACTTGTAtatcatataatataattataaaaatggaGAAAGCTGCTGATAATCTACCCATCTAGGTaagtagaaaaaaaaattgacattgatgaatgaaaaaaattgagtaaataacaaaactattcaaaaaacataagaaaataacaaaaatgctaactttgctgaaatattacatgagcacctcaaaaaactaaaactttacatttaatacctAACCAATGAAAATGCAACACGTGGTAcacacaaaacaaataaaaaaaggtaaaaacgcGTCATAATAGGTCAAAAACACGTCTGACATgcgtctgacacgcgcgtcagAATTGTGGGTCAGTCAAGCGTCGGTTTTccaaaactattcaaacatgtatcatttatgtatctgatatgtatcagatatgtatcaaggatatatctgattattattttttctatttctaaaacaaaaataaataaataaataaattattaacatgtattatttatgtgtctttaaggtgtatgtataatatattttaaattaaaagatatatgtatcacgtgctttaattaaaattcatgcatcaaataatatcaataacatttggatatgttacTATTCACTATAAACTGAAGCATGAAAATAATAAGTTATGATTTTTAACTCGacttttatcaatataaacatcTTTATATACATGTGATATACAAAAAAAGAACTAATAACAATATTTATCCCCTTCATCAAATTCATCgccattgataaaaatattatatatattattaatagtattatttatgtgtctcaaaactatattattaatatgcATTATTTATGTATCTCAAAAACTATTCAAACGGACACAATTTACTTCATGACTCTTTTCATTTGTCAACTCTAATACATTACAACCACTACTATCCACGATGTATCAGAGATCTATCGATAATTTATCATAGATCTATCGAATATGTACAAAAGATGTGTCAAATATGTATAGTATTTGTATTTGAGTTATATATTTAACACATTGAATATATAACTTACGAGTAGTTGAAATTtatctataacatatattaaaataaaaaatatatcacaTGATCTATAaatagtataaattatttatcaatgatACGTGTTAgtgatatatttatcatgttttaattaTATACGAAAGATGCATCTaaaaatacatcttaaaacatatatacttatttaatatatatttaaatattctttGAACTGTTTCTGATATGTATTGATGATGTATTCgagatgtatcgaaaatgtatagGAGATGTACCAAAAATGAATCTTGCAGGCATTGAGATACCACCATTAACGAGAAGACGcatattaaggatatatttatcatgtataaattctatattaacaatttatctaataaatacCTCTAAAAAACATGTCAAACACGTttgatgaattaatatatatttaaaaataaatgtatttgaGTTGTTTCTGacatgtatctgatatgtataacatatgtatctgatatgtatagCATATATATCTGAAATGTATTGAAGATGTATCTCGAAGACAGTCACATACTATTAATAAAacttattgaaaaaatatatctcAAATACATCTATGAAACACATTTGATAcaaaatctttttctttttttgaatcttataattatttaaaatagcaatataaaaaacaatttattcacatcttaaatacataaataatacatctcaaatacataaataatacatataaaatataattttaataatacatctATTTATTATGCATCAAATTAGGATGAGTTTTTCTAGCAACAAGAAATTAGCATAAGTGAATAGATTCCAACTCTTAAAATCTATTTAGCACCGATATATATATTGTCCACGTCGTGCTTTGTATTTTTCGGTTGCTTCTCCTCAATAATTCCTAATTGCTTTTACTATGTTCACATCATAACATCGAAAAACGTGTTCTCCAAATCaccaaacattacaataattgaTAAGAGAAAAAAAAGCACAAATATAAGAAATAAGAGCTGAACTCAATACTATtcaacaaacatttacaattatCAAATCAAATGTAATCAACATTTGAACAATAGATTTCTACTTAGTTTACCGCAATACATGTGTTTGTTGAGTAAAATGAtatttaattcatttatcaTAGCAAATTAATGGAGCAATCTCCtgtgaaaaataacaaaattacaatatCCCTTTGTCATTCATGATTGTCATCTATGGCAATCCATTAACTTCTCGCTAAAGATATTGTTGAAATCATAAActgcaaataaaaataaacacgTGAGAGAAGTTAGTAAACAATAATATACTAATAGATATCACACaatgcataaaaaataaacatcttttaaataatataaagataTTTATAGTAATTTGAGAAGTAATTGCCCATCATCATCACTTAATTAAGAAAAAGCTGATAAAAAATCAAAGATGTACAACTAAATCTAAATGATTATTTAAATAAGATGCACAATTTTCATTGATGGCAGAATTGAAAAAACCTTTGCACTAAAATGATATAAAACTATAACTTTAAGGGCATTTTCATAACTTTTTCCAACTCCTCAAATAACTCAGTATTCACACTCACCATTACCATCTTCATCATTAATCTCACCAGCTCTTCCTCTGTAACTCAACAcaacccaaaaatattttatctctaGATCTTTAAAAAACTAACAATGGTggaaaaatagtaaattttaataCCCAAGAACCCAACCTGTACTTTGCCAATGATTTTGATAGTAATTGTTACTCCTTATTTTTCTACATGGTCtatccattttataaaaaataatttaaacgttaagcaaaaaaaaaatattgttcgaagttaaaaattaaggataagaagaaaaagaagttgatctaaataaatttgaaattacaaATGTGCATGTCAATGAAAGTaagaaaagaaattgaaatttaaaggttaaaataattatatttaataaaagagagaaagaaaataaaaaaattagtaaaaattgGAATGGAGAAGAAGACAATTATACATGTgttgttcttttatttattttttcaattaggTTGCCCATATGTAAGGAAAGGAAGAAGTATGTATGTAGTGTAAATAATCACCGTTGTTAACTCATTGATGTAAACAAAAATTTAgcattaatgaaaataaataggTTGCTTAGTATATTTGTAATAAAAGCCCGCATCTAGCCCACAtatgtaattttctcaaaaaaaaattatagtacatatttacactggcccaaaaagagctcatatgggctaattcggATTTTTGAATCCAAAAGCCAtcaattatcgttttattctTATCTTAACTTATTAGTTAtctttttttagtcattatcttatttttagtcattatcttagttatttagtttaatatttatctaaataagaaATTATATCTCATTAGATtaggttttttattttaaagtttgtcccctataaatagctagttttaggtttgtattagaccactcaaatcaatcaaaaaataaactTCAAAGCCATgcgcttttctatccccaacccccgcggttggttaatttaggagtaggagtagtttaaatattaatctcgcttgagtttcttaacctccagattaatgttttaatttagtttaatcaaACCCTGTTCAGCTTTTCGGACCAACCGGTTAAAGTATCGAGCTGTAAAGtacccatctataaattcaaagattcgaacATCGCGTGAAAATATTTTCATACTCGAATCTTTTAGATTTTCGGACCGAACCGGTTAAAATATCGAGCTGTAAAGTACCCATCTATACATTCAAAGATCGATTAAACTCGAATCTTTTAGCTTTTCGGACCGAACCGGTTAAATTCGAATCTTAGTTTTAgccattataaaatattttctcttTGATTACATCGATGTTCGCGTGAAAATATTTTCATACTCGAATCTTTGTActgaaaatatgatttttttaagtataacggtaaaaacaaaataaaacctacaattctcaaattttataatattttagtgaatagatgactgattttttttttgtatggaAGAGGAAATAAAAGTACTCTTATGAAGTTCATAGTCCACACTTGAAGGCTTGATCTAGTTGGTCAAACTCTAATGATATGTGTATGAAGTTGGGAGTTCGATCCTCAATATTTACGGGCAGTGtgtatttaaaatatgtttaatattTACTCCCGTTAATTCCCGTTAATAATTAGAGTAggctatatttaaaaaaaagcaaagaaaaaaaagttcataatacaataaaaaatgaatGGAAAAAGACATCCAATCATATGATTAAGAAGAGAAATGAGTCTAGGTTTGATTGGAAATGGTAGATGAAGATTGTACCCTAAAATGAAAGGTTCCCCAACAAGTAGCTTATGGGGCTTCACGTGATGTGGGATTGTAAGTATACTGCGTCATTTCTTATGTCACGTGTTCAATTGGGACTCTGTTTTTAAGAGAGCATGAGTCTTCTTTTCAATAGCTTTCAAGAGTTTTAATCTCACTTTATTCCACCTACACCAAATACTTTAGACATGTGACCCCAATCCTACCAAGTAGCATGTCTTCTTTCCATTTAGGTGTGCGTATTTGATCACTATAAAATCACAACTAAAAAATTTCTATGAGATATTTACGGTGAGGATTGTttattgaacaaagggtcaacgcgccctctAAACTTGTgccacggggtcatctaacgcaatttatacttttttgagcaagtAATcctaaaactctttatttttgggtcaaataattccataattgtatttttaaaacgtgtagaatataaatcggaggtgagagatATAAAAGAAGTATTTAAATACTTCCATAAttattgcgatataattattctaaatttattttttgaaataaaaatataaattatagagttatttgacccaaaaatgaagagttttgggattcgttgctcaaaaaaatataaattgggttagatgatccCGTGTAACAAGTTCAGAGGGCGCGTTGACCTTTTGTTCATTGTTTATTTCATGTATAGATTGTGTCATTAcaacaaatcaataaatatttacaaataatttttttagttatttttaaatttttaaattattaatttttcaaataaccAACGCATTATTAGTTTATTGTAAAAATGATATAATGCAACAGttgcgtgcaataatttttttatggcaAGAAAGCTCCCTGATGATTCTGGGTTAAAACTTCCACATCCACACTTTAACATATGACATTCTTTAATTTAGAAATCGTTGTCCGGTTCAATTTTACTTAATGCATAAGTTATTTTTGTACCAACTGTTAATAAAAAgacaattgaaaacaaaaatttcaaaataatattacaaaacaaactgagtatttattacttaattaattaattatcatttttctatattttatgaATTGTCAATTAACTGTTCAATGACTATATTGCCTTCACTACACCAAATCTTACCTATAGAGACGGTTTTAATTGCCTCTAGGGGCGGTTTTAACCGTCTCTACAAAAACTAGGGACACTTTTCCTAACCGCCACATGAGCGTCGCCTATGTAGCCGTAACTATAAATTAGAGACGGTTTTAGGTACCGCCGGGGTAAGTTTTTCTATTGAGGCGATATCTAGAgacggttataaccgcccctataaAATAAAGAAGAATTTATTAAAATCCAGAGACGGTTGTAACCGTCTCTTGTTTATTCGTTGAGGCGGTTTAAACCGCCCCTACgagtaaagataaaaaaaaattgaagaacaGTTTTAGAAAATGAATATTTTCCAAATATACTTCAAACACATAATCGATATGTGACACTTAAAACctaaaatatcaataataaaaacaaacacataaacttGTAATTATAATATCTATTtcatatattttcaatataatgtCTACTTAATTCGTATCCTTAGTTGTAATATACAAGTTAAAGTAGAATCAATAGAGTAATTTCTTGTctaaaaattttcaaaattgaacgTGCTTCATATCTTGTAGCTTTTGATCCATAGCTTCTCCGAATCTCTATGTATCCTTCCAATAATATCCTACATTCACGAGAAAACTATGAATTAGAATACATTTATAGTCAAAGATTTCTAAGATTAGGATTACTTTCACTCATACTATTATATAAAACTTAAcgctaaaattataaaataactaaagTTACTTACAATCAAGCAAACAACTGAAGTTACTtacaactttagaactgaaactACTAAAATAAACAAACTACGAAAATAAACAGCTTCAAAATTGAAACTACGAAAATACAACTTCATATATGTATTTGGATGTAAATAACTTGATATGGTTGCAGGGAGATTAAATACAAGCACTCAGATCCCAATCTCTGTAAATGATGGTTGCAGGGAAATTTAAAATGGAATTTGAAACCCTGTAAATGATGTGTAGTCATCTTCAATAGTGGAAAAGAAGACAAAAAAATAAGAACTCGGATCCCAATCCCCAAATGTCAGAAATCCACATTTTCTATTACTTTCAACACAGCAATAGGAAAGCATAAGAGCAGTAGAGATTGATCTGCCATATAAACTGATTTTAAAGTAAGAATTCTCTCCATAAATGtaatcattttgaaatttactttAGCATACAAGTAAAGCTTGAATAAAAATCTTTGACATAAACTAAAAACAACgcagacaaaaaaaaatattatttataagtaCCTTTAGAAGAAGATACAGAGAACAAATCGACAACGAATAGCGAAAGGGAGAATGGATTGGCAACGAATAGCGAAAGAGAGAACGAATCAGCAACAAATAACAGCTAAGAAAAATCCTTCAcctgaaataaaatcaaaatcagtTATAAAATCaagataaatcaataaaatgtaaacttaaaaaaaaaggcTCTGGCTGTTGCAAAGCTCGTGGAATATTTGGATTAAGGAAGGTGCTTCAATGCTTAATATCATCTAATTAGCATAATGTTCTGATTGAGATTATGGTGAAGCAGTTAACAATTCACAAATTGGTGAATTTAGTCTACAAAGCACTGCATACTTTGATATAAGATAAATCAATAAATGCAACTTTTTAACAAAGATAAATCAATAATGGCAAAAACATTACTTCATTTCAACAAAAACTGCATACATTTTAACTAAATTATTGATGGAAACTTGTCTGATTCTTCTTGGAGCTATTTTCCACTTTTTAAGAACttattacataaaaaattatgtaataAAGAGAAGAATTatgaaataaagaaaaaatggcATGAAGGAAAAAGAAAGACAGAAGAGTACATATTTATCAGGGCACATTACTTGCTCCCTATATATCCAGTTTGTTTCTTAAAGGATGTGATTTCTAGAATTTCTAACTGAGCCCCTGTCAAAAATCTTTGGCACCTAACTCTGCTTAAATTTTATAACCAGCCACTAGCAATAGCCATATTCATAACTGAAAATCCTACTGGACAACATACTTGCCAACATTAgtttaagtaaaaaaaactaCGCAATAATCTTCTTGTCTGACGGTAGGTAGGAAATTAGACACAAAAATAACAAAGTAAAGGAGTAGAAAGAGCATAATGAACCTGATGACATTATTTCTTTCAAATTGTAAATCCGCGCTCATTCACTTAATCCGGAAACACCATGAAGCCCCTCATTTTTCTCCTTCTTATTCTGTTAGGTTTTCAAATGATTTCAGCCTCGCAGTTAGAGCAGAATGATGAACTATCTGGAGAAGATTACATAGAATTGTATTTTTTAGATGATTGTATTCAAAAAGATTTTTCTATATTCAAAATTACATATATAACCAGTGAAccattaataaataaatccCATAATTGAGCCTttaaacaaagaaagaaaatgcaTAATAAGATGATGATCAACCATAGATAAGCTGTGAACCATTAGTAAACAAAATGAATgataattaaacactaattagTTATTACAATAAAGATCGATATTTATTTTGGCCTTTCATCAAAGAAATACCGACTactgaaaatttaattagttgtaaTATTGACACTTTCCAAGCACCGGAAAAACCTCATGAAGTTTCTGGATCTCATCTCTCAATATAAAGAGGTACTACAAGCACTAGCAACTCAAGACATAATGAATTAACTTTATTCAGTGGAACAAGTTATGCATTGATACTTTGATGACATAATCACACTAGCAAGCCAGTTAGCATATTTAAACTCGTTTGATTTAGTTTTCATGAACATGGTTTGTCCTTCGAGTAAACTCATACCactaacatttttttattatatataactgAAGATAAGAGGTATAACACACAAACAATCGAGCATTATAGCAACACTGAAATGACAGCAAGCAAAGTTACCTGATGGTAATCCTGATCAGAAGCACAAGTTAGCAGTCTTAAATCAGAATGAACCACAATGTTAGCAGTCTAAATCAGAATTCAGTTCTCCACCTGAAAATGAGGTAAAATGAGTGTAAACTATTAACTTCACCTGAAATTTGTTAATATTAAATCAGAAACTCAAACTTAGAAACCCAACACTAAAATCAGCAGATTAAAGCCTCAATTCCGTATCAAATTCTATCAGTATACAAAGAAAAAATCAAGCCCAGCTGTCATTCAAAATCAGAAACaaaagatgaaacctaaaatcaaaatcataatcaatctattaaaacctaaaataaaaactaatttaaaaaaaaacttcaaactATAATTTAAAAGTAACGATTTCTTTAGAGACCAAAAGAAATTACCTCGAATCAATGAAAAAATCGATCGCTGATATATATTGATCTCTGTATTCAATCgatgaaaaaaaaacctaattaaTCGCTGAATCGATAAAAACCTAATTTCTAATCCTTGTACAAGTTGAAAAATCGATCTCTGTAATTAATCATTGAATCGATTAAAACATTTACATTGTACGAATCGATTTGTATTTGAGACTGAAGTAAAAGCGAAAGAGACTGAAGTAAAAGCGAGAATgaaaaaaacgtttaaagtgAAAGTGAGAATTTGTATAGCtgaaagaaattttaaaattcatattttaaccCTAATATATATATTGAGACGGTTTGAACCGTTGTTATCTACCTACGAATTACAAAACCATCCCTAATAACGTCCTTAATTCTATTAGTGTTATTAATTAGGGGCATTGTTTAAAACCATCACTATCTCTTTGCCGCTAAAAGAGGTTTCTGGTGTAGTGCTTctaatatcaaatataattaaatttcaaagcGCAAATGGGTTGGTGTTTATTATGATCCGGTGCCAAAGTTAGCAAAGGTTACACCAATTTGATAAAGGCCATTCTTTGCCTCTAACTACAAAgattcaactttttttattataatttgtttttaatgtgcCGGTATACGTCTTATGATAGCTTATAAATCTTGTCTCGGAAGCATTTGCTCGTGTTTAGAAAGCATTAAGTAATTATGGTTATT is a window of Mercurialis annua linkage group LG2, ddMerAnnu1.2, whole genome shotgun sequence DNA encoding:
- the LOC126667146 gene encoding flowering-promoting factor 1-like yields the protein MSGVWVFKNNGVFTLENEEGKRGSVSSKRNKVLVHLPSGQPISSYSCLEQILRGLGWERYYGGDSDLLQFHRRSSIDLISLPWDFSRFSSVYMYDIVIKNPHVFHVRDM